GCAAATCTTAAATCGCTATCAGTCTATAGAAGATAACCATCTTCGTCATTGTATAGCAAGTTGTAAATTAGCTGAAGAAACAGATAAATTTTGTTCTTAATTTGCTGGTTGGTGGAATGAAGTTAGGCCTGGCAGGAGTGGAAGAAGTGGATACGAAGAGGATATGGCTTCAAATAGAGTTGGCATCAGATGTTATGAGGAGATAAATGAAAGATGTTCTACCCATAAAAGGTATAAATCCTGTGAAGAATGTTGTAAAGAAAATAGAATATAAAATATGCTTAAAAAATTTATTTTCCATATTATTAATTTTTTCAAAATTATTGATCTCACACCTTTCATAATTTTATTATACTGGATAGGTTGTGGATTACTTGCAAGAAAATGTTTTCCATATTTTAAAAGTAATTCAAAGATATCCTTAAAGAAGGGAACATTAATATTTTTTTGTTTTTTAGGATATAACGTTTTGTTTTCAGCATTTACATTTGGAACACTTATTGCCAGTGGTAGAGTTGTCGAGAAAAAAGCAAGAAATTTCTGCAAAAAGTTAATTATGGATTTTAAAGAAGAATATGTTGATGAGGAAATTTTTATAGAAGCAAAAGAGAAGAAAAATTTGAAAGAAATAATAAATGAAATAAAGGGTAAAGACTTTAAAATTGAATTTTATGATTTTTTTATGCAATATGGGAATATGAAATAATAGTGGATAGCAAAAAGTATTTATTTGGTATAGAAGAAACACCATTTCCTCTATTCAGAATTATTTTTAATCCAAATTTCAAACTTAAAAAAATAATAGAAAAAAAAAATAAGCTATAGCAAACTTTTAAAATTATATATACAGGAACAACAACAATGATATATGACCAACTTGGGAATTTAATAGAGAAAAACTTGCCAAATGGAATAAAAGAGCAGTATAATTATGATGATATGGGAAGGTTGATATGCAAAATATATTTTAAGAAAGGATAAGATTTTGAAAATTATTTTTTCAAGGCATGCAGAGGATAGAATAAAAGAAAGAGGGGCAACAAAAGAAGAAATATTTAAAACAATCAAAGAAGGAGAACAACTACCAGTAAAAGAAGGAAGAGTTGCTTACAAGAAGAATTTTCAATATAATAAAAAGTGGAAAGGGAAATATTATACCACAAAACAAGTTATAGTTATAACAAAAAAGGAAGGGGATAATTTAATAGTAATAACAGTTTTTACATTTTATATTGGAGGAAAAAATGAGGATAAAATATGACCCTGAAATAGATGCGATGTACATATATTTAGAAGATAGGAATAAAGAAGTGACACCAATAAGAATAAATGAAGATGTAGCAATTGATATAGGAGAAAAAGAAAGAGTCGTGGGGATTGAAATACTTAATGCTTCAAAATATTTTAAGATAAAGAGTAAAAAGCCAGAGATTAAAGTTGAGAATTTGTTAGTCAGTAGTAAAAAATAGTATTTAAAAAGATGAGAATTATATATGGAGTGGATGGTTTGTTAGTATTGTGTGAGTTTGATGATAGTTTGAATGTGCTGGAAAAGTAAAAAAGAAAGTTTATTTCGTAGGAATTACATTTATTTTATTTATATCTTTTGGTTTATTATCTTTATTCATAAAATAAGCCATACATGCAACCATAACTCCATTGTCAATACATAAATTTTTTTCAGGGATAAATACTTTTATATTTATAGGAATTACTTCCCTTATTCTTTTTTGAAGATATGAATTACTCACAACTCCGCCACCCAAAATAAATGACTTAACATTATATTTTTTGATAGCAGTTTTAATCTTTTTACTTAATAAATCACCAATTGTTTTCTGAAAAGAAGCACAAATATCTGGAATATTTTTTTTGCCATATTTTTTAACGTAATAAAGAACAGATGTTTTCAAACCACTAAAACTGAAATTAAGAGAATTAGGAGAAATAAGCGGAATTGGAAATTTTATTTTATTTTCATCTCCATTCTGTGCTTTTTTTTCAATATATGGTCCAGATGGAAAAGGAAAATCAAGAATTCTACCAACTTTATCAAATGTTTCTCCACAAGCATCATCAAGAGTTCTTCCAATTTCTTTAAAACTTGTATAATTTTCTATATAAAAAAAACTTGTATGCCCTCCTGAAATAACAAAACCAAGAGCAGGAAATTCAACTTCTTCATTTAAAAAATTTACTGAAAGGTGTGCATGTAAATGATTTACAAAATAAATTGGTTTTTTCAATCTATAAGATAGCCCACAGGCAAAAGAAACTCCAACAAGTAATGAACCTTTAAGTCCTGGATGATTTGTCACCCCTATAATATCAATATCTTCAATTCTTATTCCACTTTTTTCAATTGCTAAGTTAAAAAGATTATCTATCCTTATCAAATGTGCTCTACTTGCAAGTTCAGGAACAACTCCTCCATAAACAGTATGAATATCTTCTTGAGAAGCAACAATATTAGCAAATATCTTTTTGTCTTTTATTATCCCAATTCCTGTTTCATCACAGGATGTTTCAATACCAATAACTATCATTTATTTTTCTCCTTTAATATTTCTAAACTTTAAATAACAATCATTCTAAAAGAGATGAAACAGGAACAATCTTAATACCGTTTTCCTCAAAATCAGTTATCCTGTTTTTTAACACATTTATTGTAGATGTTTTAGCATGCCCAATTGCAATTGCATTTCCTTTCTCTTTTGCTATTTCTATTAATTCATCTATTTTTTTATTTACTTCTTCAGGGTCAGGTGATATGTCAAGAAAAATATCTCTCTTACCTGTTTTTATTCCTAATTCTTTTGCAATTTTAAATCCACAACTTTTTGAATTCGTCAAACTATCAACAAAAAATAAGTTTTTTTCTTTCATATTTTCAAGTAGAATTTTCATTTTTTCTTCATTTACTGTATATAGAGAGCCCATATGATTGTTAATACCTTTAATATAGGGTAAAAATTCATTGACATTATCTTCAAAAATTTTTTTTATTTCTTCATCTGTCATATCAGTTTTTATTAGCCCTTTGTCAAGACATTGAGATGGTGGTGATGGTTCAAGAGGAAGATGTAAAAGTAATTCATAATTTTTATCTTTTAATTCATCTAAAATTTTTTTACTGTAGGGCGCTTTTGGTAAAAGTGAAAGCGTAAGTGGTTGATTTATTTTTTTAACTTCTTCTATTATAGATAAATTCCATCCAACATCATCAATTATAATAGCCACTTCACCCTTCCCCTTCAATTTTTTCTTTTCAAATTTTCTCGGTACTTCAGGTTTTATTTCTGGAGGATAAAACTCTGTAACTTCTTCTTTTTTTTCAACTTTCCCTTTTTCTGTAAATTTATAAAGAAGTTTTATCCCTGTAATTAAAATACACAAAATCAAAAATAAAAGAAGTGGAACAAAAAAGGAACAATTATTCTCTTTTTTCA
This sequence is a window from bacterium. Protein-coding genes within it:
- the tsaD gene encoding tRNA (adenosine(37)-N6)-threonylcarbamoyltransferase complex transferase subunit TsaD: MIVIGIETSCDETGIGIIKDKKIFANIVASQEDIHTVYGGVVPELASRAHLIRIDNLFNLAIEKSGIRIEDIDIIGVTNHPGLKGSLLVGVSFACGLSYRLKKPIYFVNHLHAHLSVNFLNEEVEFPALGFVISGGHTSFFYIENYTSFKEIGRTLDDACGETFDKVGRILDFPFPSGPYIEKKAQNGDENKIKFPIPLISPNSLNFSFSGLKTSVLYYVKKYGKKNIPDICASFQKTIGDLLSKKIKTAIKKYNVKSFILGGGVVSNSYLQKRIREVIPINIKVFIPEKNLCIDNGVMVACMAYFMNKDNKPKDINKINVIPTK
- a CDS encoding RHS repeat protein, encoding MIYDQLGNLIEKNLPNGIKEQYNYDDMGRLICKIYFKKG
- a CDS encoding DUF4258 domain-containing protein, which produces MKIIFSRHAEDRIKERGATKEEIFKTIKEGEQLPVKEGRVAYKKNFQYNKKWKGKYYTTKQVIVITKKEGDNLIVITVFTFYIGGKNEDKI
- a CDS encoding DUF2283 domain-containing protein, whose amino-acid sequence is MRIKYDPEIDAMYIYLEDRNKEVTPIRINEDVAIDIGEKERVVGIEILNASKYFKIKSKKPEIKVENLLVSSKK
- a CDS encoding divergent polysaccharide deacetylase family protein, whose amino-acid sequence is MKKENNCSFFVPLLLFLILCILITGIKLLYKFTEKGKVEKKEEVTEFYPPEIKPEVPRKFEKKKLKGKGEVAIIIDDVGWNLSIIEEVKKINQPLTLSLLPKAPYSKKILDELKDKNYELLLHLPLEPSPPSQCLDKGLIKTDMTDEEIKKIFEDNVNEFLPYIKGINNHMGSLYTVNEEKMKILLENMKEKNLFFVDSLTNSKSCGFKIAKELGIKTGKRDIFLDISPDPEEVNKKIDELIEIAKEKGNAIAIGHAKTSTINVLKNRITDFEENGIKIVPVSSLLE